A window of the Loxodonta africana isolate mLoxAfr1 chromosome 3, mLoxAfr1.hap2, whole genome shotgun sequence genome harbors these coding sequences:
- the LOC100663706 gene encoding zinc finger protein 883-like isoform X2, translating to MTETFRNLDLVFKQDDNGQTSMKHDSSSSMLGEICEFHGIECQHNSQGRHMRTYIVESLCESKDGKVSKGEESNQCGKTFTLVGNITSLERTTGRNHSECLECGKTFMDHSSFKHHIRSHTGYRPYHCKECREDCSCPSYLKPRLREKLCKCKDYGKPCSCFLPLTNHLRTHSGERPYECKECGKAFSYLSSLIRHIRTHSGERPYECKECGKAFSCSSSLATHIRTHSGERPYECKECGKAFTCSSSLTTHMRTHSGERPYECKECGKAFSCSSSLTTHIRSHSGERPYECKECGKAFSRSSHLTTHIRTHSEERPYECKECGKAFKQFTQLTAHIRTHSEERPYECKECGKAFKQFAQLTRHVRVHSGEKPYECKECGKSFSQFSYLTGHIRSHSGERPYECKECGKAFIRSSHLTTHMRTHSGERPYECKECGKAFFRSSHLTDHVRSHSGEKPYECKECVKAFSCFSSFRKHVRTYHGSRPYDSKECEKAFSQFSHITDCIRSHSEENLQCSELLSYGPSSHGLVTPTK from the exons TTTTTAAACAGGATGATAATGGACAAACATCCATGAAGCATGACTCCTCGtcctccatgttaggagaaaTCTGTGAATTCCATGGCATTGAGTGTCAGCACAACAGCCAGGGAAGGCACATGAG GACATATATAGTAGAGAGCCTCTGTGAAAGTAAAGATGGCAAAGTAAGTAAAGGtgaagaaagtaatcaatgtGGAAAAACGTTCACCTTAGTTGGAAATATTACTAGTCTCGAAAGAACCACTGGAAGAAATCATTCTGAATGCCTCGAGTGTGGAAAAACCTTCATGGACCATTCATCATTCAAGCATCACATCAGATCTCACACTGGATACAGACCTTATCATTGTAAGGAATGCAGAGAGGATTGCAGTTGTCCTTCTTACCTAAAACCTCGATTGAGAGAAAAACTTTGTAAATGTAAGGATTATGGGAAACCGTGTAGTTGTTTCTTACCTCTCACTAATCATctgagaactcacagtggagagaggccttatgaatgtaaggaatgtgggaaagcctttagttatCTTTCAAGCCTCATtagacatataagaactcacagtggagagaggccttatgaatgtaaggaatgtgggaaagcctttagttgttcctcaTCCCTTgctacacatataagaactcacagtggagagaggccttatgaatgtaaggaatgtggcaaaGCCTTTACTTGTTCCTCGTCCCTCACTACACATatgcgaactcacagtggagagaggccttatgaatgtaaggaatgtgggaaagcctttagttgttctTCGTCtctcactacacatataagatctcacagtggagagaggccttatgaatgtaaagaatgtgggaaagcctttagtcggtCTTCACACCTCACTACCCATATAAGAACGCACAGtgaagagaggccttatgaatgtaaagaatgtgggaaagcctttaagCAGTTTACACAACTCACTGCCCATATAAGAACCCACAGTGAAGagagaccttatgaatgtaaagaatgtgggaaagcctttaagCAGTTTGCACAACTCACCAGACATGTACGAGTTcatagtggagagaaaccttatgaatgtaaggaatgtggaaaatcCTTCAGTCAGTTTTCGTATCTCACTGGCCATATAAgatctcacagtggagagaggccttatgaatgtaaagaatgtgggaaagcctttattcggtCCTCACATCTCACTACCCATATGAGAACACACAGtggagaaaggccttatgaatgtaaggaatgcggGAAAGCCTTTTTTCGGTCCTCACACCTTACTGATCATGTAAGATCTCACAGTGGAgaaaagccttatgaatgtaaggagtgTGTGAAAGCCTTTAGTTGTTTCTCATCCTTCCGTAAACATGTTCGAACTTACCATGGAAGTAGGCCTTATGATAGTAAGGAATGTGAGAAAGCATTTAGTCAGTTCTCACACATCACTGACTGTATAAGATCTCATAGTGAAGAGAACCTGCAATGCAGTGAATTGCTGtcatatggcccttctagccatggtcttgtaactcccacaaaatga
- the LOC100663706 gene encoding zinc finger protein 699-like isoform X3, whose product MKHDSSSSMLGEICEFHGIECQHNSQGRHMRTYIVESLCESKDGKVSKGEESNQCGKTFTLVGNITSLERTTGRNHSECLECGKTFMDHSSFKHHIRSHTGYRPYHCKECREDCSCPSYLKPRLREKLCKCKDYGKPCSCFLPLTNHLRTHSGERPYECKECGKAFSYLSSLIRHIRTHSGERPYECKECGKAFSCSSSLATHIRTHSGERPYECKECGKAFTCSSSLTTHMRTHSGERPYECKECGKAFSCSSSLTTHIRSHSGERPYECKECGKAFSRSSHLTTHIRTHSEERPYECKECGKAFKQFTQLTAHIRTHSEERPYECKECGKAFKQFAQLTRHVRVHSGEKPYECKECGKSFSQFSYLTGHIRSHSGERPYECKECGKAFIRSSHLTTHMRTHSGERPYECKECGKAFFRSSHLTDHVRSHSGEKPYECKECVKAFSCFSSFRKHVRTYHGSRPYDSKECEKAFSQFSHITDCIRSHSEENLQCSELLSYGPSSHGLVTPTK is encoded by the exons ATGAAGCATGACTCCTCGtcctccatgttaggagaaaTCTGTGAATTCCATGGCATTGAGTGTCAGCACAACAGCCAGGGAAGGCACATGAG GACATATATAGTAGAGAGCCTCTGTGAAAGTAAAGATGGCAAAGTAAGTAAAGGtgaagaaagtaatcaatgtGGAAAAACGTTCACCTTAGTTGGAAATATTACTAGTCTCGAAAGAACCACTGGAAGAAATCATTCTGAATGCCTCGAGTGTGGAAAAACCTTCATGGACCATTCATCATTCAAGCATCACATCAGATCTCACACTGGATACAGACCTTATCATTGTAAGGAATGCAGAGAGGATTGCAGTTGTCCTTCTTACCTAAAACCTCGATTGAGAGAAAAACTTTGTAAATGTAAGGATTATGGGAAACCGTGTAGTTGTTTCTTACCTCTCACTAATCATctgagaactcacagtggagagaggccttatgaatgtaaggaatgtgggaaagcctttagttatCTTTCAAGCCTCATtagacatataagaactcacagtggagagaggccttatgaatgtaaggaatgtgggaaagcctttagttgttcctcaTCCCTTgctacacatataagaactcacagtggagagaggccttatgaatgtaaggaatgtggcaaaGCCTTTACTTGTTCCTCGTCCCTCACTACACATatgcgaactcacagtggagagaggccttatgaatgtaaggaatgtgggaaagcctttagttgttctTCGTCtctcactacacatataagatctcacagtggagagaggccttatgaatgtaaagaatgtgggaaagcctttagtcggtCTTCACACCTCACTACCCATATAAGAACGCACAGtgaagagaggccttatgaatgtaaagaatgtgggaaagcctttaagCAGTTTACACAACTCACTGCCCATATAAGAACCCACAGTGAAGagagaccttatgaatgtaaagaatgtgggaaagcctttaagCAGTTTGCACAACTCACCAGACATGTACGAGTTcatagtggagagaaaccttatgaatgtaaggaatgtggaaaatcCTTCAGTCAGTTTTCGTATCTCACTGGCCATATAAgatctcacagtggagagaggccttatgaatgtaaagaatgtgggaaagcctttattcggtCCTCACATCTCACTACCCATATGAGAACACACAGtggagaaaggccttatgaatgtaaggaatgcggGAAAGCCTTTTTTCGGTCCTCACACCTTACTGATCATGTAAGATCTCACAGTGGAgaaaagccttatgaatgtaaggagtgTGTGAAAGCCTTTAGTTGTTTCTCATCCTTCCGTAAACATGTTCGAACTTACCATGGAAGTAGGCCTTATGATAGTAAGGAATGTGAGAAAGCATTTAGTCAGTTCTCACACATCACTGACTGTATAAGATCTCATAGTGAAGAGAACCTGCAATGCAGTGAATTGCTGtcatatggcccttctagccatggtcttgtaactcccacaaaatga
- the LOC100663706 gene encoding zinc finger protein OZF-like isoform X1, which yields MDTVVFEDVTVEFSQEEWDLLDFSQRKLYRDVMTETFRNLDLVFKQDDNGQTSMKHDSSSSMLGEICEFHGIECQHNSQGRHMRTYIVESLCESKDGKVSKGEESNQCGKTFTLVGNITSLERTTGRNHSECLECGKTFMDHSSFKHHIRSHTGYRPYHCKECREDCSCPSYLKPRLREKLCKCKDYGKPCSCFLPLTNHLRTHSGERPYECKECGKAFSYLSSLIRHIRTHSGERPYECKECGKAFSCSSSLATHIRTHSGERPYECKECGKAFTCSSSLTTHMRTHSGERPYECKECGKAFSCSSSLTTHIRSHSGERPYECKECGKAFSRSSHLTTHIRTHSEERPYECKECGKAFKQFTQLTAHIRTHSEERPYECKECGKAFKQFAQLTRHVRVHSGEKPYECKECGKSFSQFSYLTGHIRSHSGERPYECKECGKAFIRSSHLTTHMRTHSGERPYECKECGKAFFRSSHLTDHVRSHSGEKPYECKECVKAFSCFSSFRKHVRTYHGSRPYDSKECEKAFSQFSHITDCIRSHSEENLQCSELLSYGPSSHGLVTPTK from the exons TTTTTAAACAGGATGATAATGGACAAACATCCATGAAGCATGACTCCTCGtcctccatgttaggagaaaTCTGTGAATTCCATGGCATTGAGTGTCAGCACAACAGCCAGGGAAGGCACATGAG GACATATATAGTAGAGAGCCTCTGTGAAAGTAAAGATGGCAAAGTAAGTAAAGGtgaagaaagtaatcaatgtGGAAAAACGTTCACCTTAGTTGGAAATATTACTAGTCTCGAAAGAACCACTGGAAGAAATCATTCTGAATGCCTCGAGTGTGGAAAAACCTTCATGGACCATTCATCATTCAAGCATCACATCAGATCTCACACTGGATACAGACCTTATCATTGTAAGGAATGCAGAGAGGATTGCAGTTGTCCTTCTTACCTAAAACCTCGATTGAGAGAAAAACTTTGTAAATGTAAGGATTATGGGAAACCGTGTAGTTGTTTCTTACCTCTCACTAATCATctgagaactcacagtggagagaggccttatgaatgtaaggaatgtgggaaagcctttagttatCTTTCAAGCCTCATtagacatataagaactcacagtggagagaggccttatgaatgtaaggaatgtgggaaagcctttagttgttcctcaTCCCTTgctacacatataagaactcacagtggagagaggccttatgaatgtaaggaatgtggcaaaGCCTTTACTTGTTCCTCGTCCCTCACTACACATatgcgaactcacagtggagagaggccttatgaatgtaaggaatgtgggaaagcctttagttgttctTCGTCtctcactacacatataagatctcacagtggagagaggccttatgaatgtaaagaatgtgggaaagcctttagtcggtCTTCACACCTCACTACCCATATAAGAACGCACAGtgaagagaggccttatgaatgtaaagaatgtgggaaagcctttaagCAGTTTACACAACTCACTGCCCATATAAGAACCCACAGTGAAGagagaccttatgaatgtaaagaatgtgggaaagcctttaagCAGTTTGCACAACTCACCAGACATGTACGAGTTcatagtggagagaaaccttatgaatgtaaggaatgtggaaaatcCTTCAGTCAGTTTTCGTATCTCACTGGCCATATAAgatctcacagtggagagaggccttatgaatgtaaagaatgtgggaaagcctttattcggtCCTCACATCTCACTACCCATATGAGAACACACAGtggagaaaggccttatgaatgtaaggaatgcggGAAAGCCTTTTTTCGGTCCTCACACCTTACTGATCATGTAAGATCTCACAGTGGAgaaaagccttatgaatgtaaggagtgTGTGAAAGCCTTTAGTTGTTTCTCATCCTTCCGTAAACATGTTCGAACTTACCATGGAAGTAGGCCTTATGATAGTAAGGAATGTGAGAAAGCATTTAGTCAGTTCTCACACATCACTGACTGTATAAGATCTCATAGTGAAGAGAACCTGCAATGCAGTGAATTGCTGtcatatggcccttctagccatggtcttgtaactcccacaaaatga